The sequence AGGCAGAGCTTCTGCAGGCCCGCCGTGAGCCGCCCCTGCAGGCCAGCGCCATCCGGGCGGTTGAAATCCAGCACGGCGGCCCGCCCGCCGGGCCGCAGCAGGCGCCGCACCTCCGCCAGCCCCGCGGCGGGATCGGCCAGGTTGCGCAGCCCGTAGGCCATGGCCACGCCCGCCGCCATCCCGTCCGGCAGACCACTGGCCAGGGCATCGCCCTGGCGCCACTCCAAGACCAGCCAGGGGGCGCGGGCGGAACGGCGGGCCGCCAGCTGCAGGGGCGCCGCGGCGGCATCCAGACCGATCACCCTGCCGGCAGGGCGCACCCTTGAGGCCAGCACCAGGGCCAGATCGCCCGTGCCGCAGCAGAGATCGAGCAGGGTCTGACCCGGACGCGGGCTCAGCCAGGCGATCGCCTGGCACTTCCACACCCGGTGCAGGCCG is a genomic window of Cyanobium sp. NS01 containing:
- the ubiE gene encoding bifunctional demethylmenaquinone methyltransferase/2-methoxy-6-polyprenyl-1,4-benzoquinol methylase UbiE, whose product is MGSFEPGQPQQVQSLFEQIAPRYDLLNDLLSLGLHRVWKCQAIAWLSPRPGQTLLDLCCGTGDLALVLASRVRPAGRVIGLDAAAAPLQLAARRSARAPWLVLEWRQGDALASGLPDGMAAGVAMAYGLRNLADPAAGLAEVRRLLRPGGRAAVLDFNRPDGAGLQGRLTAGLQKLCLRGLVVPAASLAGLEEHYAYLEPSLARLPTGAEQERLARRLGFRRVHHRPLAAGLMGLLELQA